In Alloyangia pacifica, the following proteins share a genomic window:
- a CDS encoding CAP domain-containing protein — MRPALTARLLPLALCAALCACVVVPLPQTETGGEPARFLENPSGAQLNALRESRGLAPLSYSPVLQKVAQGHADDMARMNEMTHTGSDGSTIGERIQRRGYNLRRGAENIAETGRGLGRAMEIWTNSPPHLSNMLMEDVKEYGIAGTGDYWVMVVARVK; from the coding sequence GCCGCTTGCCCTTTGCGCGGCGCTCTGCGCCTGCGTGGTGGTGCCGCTGCCGCAGACCGAGACCGGGGGCGAGCCCGCGCGCTTCCTCGAAAACCCCTCGGGGGCGCAGCTCAACGCGCTCCGCGAGAGCCGAGGGCTGGCGCCCCTGAGCTATTCGCCGGTGCTGCAGAAGGTGGCGCAGGGCCATGCCGACGACATGGCGCGAATGAACGAGATGACCCATACCGGCAGCGACGGCAGCACCATCGGCGAGCGCATCCAGCGCCGCGGCTACAACCTCCGGCGTGGCGCCGAGAACATCGCCGAAACGGGCCGCGGCCTCGGTCGGGCGATGGAGATCTGGACCAACTCTCCGCCGCACCTGTCAAACATGCTCATGGAGGATGTGAAGGAATATGGCATCGCGGGGACCGGCGACTATTGGGTCATGGTGGTCGCCCGGGTGAAATGA
- a CDS encoding CAP domain-containing protein — MKLPKWLALTLLPLALAACVDVRAQPGVVATSVSKPESKPASRPVAVANQPAARGQVEGASIYELRRAPSQVVQSSQAEAAATFNGWRRAQGLAPLTRSAQLQRAAQAHSDDMARMNKMSHVGSDGSRVGARARAAGYDYRHVSENVAMTPLGIDSAMELWAKSSSHRAAMLRTDVREFGLAQNGRYWTLVMGVRK; from the coding sequence ATGAAACTGCCCAAGTGGCTTGCCCTGACCCTGCTGCCGCTGGCGCTTGCCGCCTGCGTCGATGTGCGCGCGCAACCCGGCGTGGTTGCGACGTCCGTGTCAAAGCCGGAGTCAAAGCCCGCATCAAGGCCGGTGGCCGTGGCCAACCAGCCTGCCGCCCGCGGCCAGGTCGAAGGGGCGAGCATCTACGAGCTGCGGCGCGCGCCGTCGCAGGTGGTGCAGAGCTCGCAGGCCGAGGCCGCCGCGACCTTTAACGGCTGGCGCCGGGCGCAGGGGCTGGCACCGCTGACCCGCTCGGCGCAGCTGCAGCGCGCCGCGCAGGCCCATTCCGATGACATGGCGCGGATGAACAAGATGAGCCATGTCGGCAGCGACGGCAGCCGCGTCGGCGCGCGCGCGCGGGCGGCGGGATACGACTATCGCCATGTCTCGGAAAACGTTGCCATGACCCCGCTCGGCATCGACAGCGCGATGGAGCTCTGGGCCAAGTCATCATCGCACCGCGCGGCCATGCTGCGCACGGATGTGCGCGAGTTCGGCCTCGCGCAGAACGGCCGCTACTGGACGCTGGTCATGGGCGTGCGCAAGTAG
- the guaD gene encoding guanine deaminase: MAPTSPTPLSPILHLGQTLRFTGSPFTEGVEAARHEPAGALLVEDGVIREIGTAEVLRAAHPASRVVDHGEALIVPGFVDAHAHYPQTGMIASWGKRLIDWLNHYTFPTEARFAERAYADEIAGRYLDLLLAHGTTSVCSYCTIHPESVEALFSAAEARGMRVFAGKTCMDRDTAPDFLRDSAQSAYDDSKALLERWHGRGRAEYVITPRFSPTSTPGQLQALGALWAEHPEVLMQTHLSEQIDEIAWVKSLYPQARDYLDTYEAYGLLGERGLYGHAIHLEPREHARLKEVNAALVHCPTSNTFIGSGLFDMDGLTKAGLRVGLATDTGGGSSFSMLRTMAAAYEVAQLRHHPLHPSALLWLATQGSAMALMAEDRIGNLAPGLEADFTVLDLASTPAIAQRVAEANDIWEALFPTMMMGDDRAVRATYVAGRQVI, encoded by the coding sequence ATGGCCCCCACCAGCCCCACCCCCCTTTCGCCGATCCTGCACCTCGGGCAGACCCTGCGCTTCACCGGCTCGCCTTTCACCGAAGGGGTCGAGGCGGCGCGCCACGAGCCTGCCGGGGCGCTGCTGGTCGAGGACGGGGTGATTCGAGAGATCGGCACCGCCGAGGTGCTGCGCGCCGCGCATCCCGCCTCGCGGGTGGTGGACCATGGCGAGGCGCTGATCGTGCCGGGCTTCGTCGACGCGCACGCGCATTACCCGCAGACCGGGATGATCGCGAGCTGGGGCAAGCGGCTGATCGACTGGCTCAACCATTACACCTTCCCCACCGAGGCGCGCTTTGCCGAGCGCGCCTACGCCGACGAGATCGCCGGGCGCTATCTCGACCTGCTGCTGGCGCATGGCACCACCTCGGTCTGCAGCTATTGCACCATCCACCCCGAATCGGTGGAGGCGCTGTTCAGCGCCGCCGAGGCGCGCGGGATGCGGGTCTTCGCGGGCAAGACTTGCATGGACCGCGACACCGCCCCCGACTTCCTGCGGGACAGCGCGCAATCGGCCTATGACGACAGCAAGGCGCTGCTCGAGCGGTGGCACGGCCGGGGCCGGGCAGAATATGTGATCACCCCGCGATTCTCGCCGACCTCGACCCCCGGGCAGCTGCAGGCGCTCGGCGCGCTCTGGGCCGAGCACCCCGAGGTGCTGATGCAGACGCACCTTTCCGAGCAGATCGACGAGATCGCCTGGGTGAAATCGCTCTACCCGCAGGCGCGCGATTATCTTGACACCTACGAGGCCTACGGGCTGCTGGGCGAGCGAGGCCTCTACGGCCACGCCATCCATCTCGAGCCGCGCGAGCATGCGCGGTTGAAAGAGGTCAACGCGGCGCTGGTGCATTGCCCGACCTCGAACACCTTCATCGGCTCGGGGCTCTTCGACATGGACGGGCTGACCAAGGCAGGGCTGCGGGTGGGGCTGGCCACCGACACCGGCGGCGGCTCGTCCTTCTCGATGCTCCGCACCATGGCCGCGGCCTACGAGGTGGCGCAGCTGCGCCATCACCCGCTGCATCCCTCGGCGCTGCTGTGGCTGGCGACGCAGGGCTCGGCGATGGCGCTGATGGCCGAGGACCGGATCGGCAACCTCGCACCGGGGCTCGAGGCCGATTTCACCGTGCTCGACCTGGCCTCCACCCCGGCCATCGCGCAGCGCGTGGCAGAGGCCAACGACATCTGGGAGGCGCTCTTCCCGACCATGATGATGGGCGACGACCGGGCGGTGCGGGCCACCTACGTGGCCGGAAGGCAGGTGATCTGA
- the mgtE gene encoding magnesium transporter, translated as MTEETGNPATEDAREDETNPLERKVVSAILYAVDVGDREQLVALMEPLHAADIADLLEQINAYDRMRLIKLYDKEFDGEILSELDESIREEVIRALTPEVLADAVRELDSDDVVDLLEDLDQDQQDAILDVLEDSDRVAVEKSLTYPEYSAGRLMQREVVMAPEHWNVGEAIDFLRSSDDLPEQFYHIILVDPKLRPVGNVTLGKLMASRREVLLKSLVEETFHVIPVTRPEADVAYAFNQYHLISAPVVDENERLVGVITIDDAMAVLDEEHEEDILRLAGVGDESRISDSVIETTRQRLPWLGVNLMTAILASLVIAQFEGTISQLVALAVLMPIVASMGGNAGTQSLTVAVRALATKDLTSANLWRVIRRELMVGLINGVSFALVMGVLEYLWFGSAMLAVVIAAAMVINLVVAGLAGIAVPVVLEKFKVDPALASGTFVTTVTDVVGFFAFLGLAQAVLL; from the coding sequence ATGACCGAAGAGACCGGAAACCCGGCGACGGAAGACGCCCGCGAAGACGAGACCAACCCGCTGGAACGCAAGGTGGTCTCGGCGATCCTCTATGCGGTGGATGTCGGCGACCGCGAACAGCTCGTCGCGCTGATGGAGCCGCTGCACGCGGCCGACATCGCCGACCTTCTCGAGCAGATCAACGCCTACGACCGGATGCGGCTGATCAAGCTCTACGACAAGGAGTTCGACGGCGAGATCCTGTCGGAACTCGACGAGTCGATCCGCGAAGAGGTGATCCGGGCGCTGACCCCCGAGGTGCTCGCCGACGCGGTGCGCGAGCTCGATTCCGACGACGTGGTCGACCTTCTGGAAGACCTCGACCAGGATCAGCAGGATGCGATCCTCGATGTGCTCGAGGACAGCGACAGGGTCGCGGTCGAGAAATCGCTGACCTACCCGGAGTATTCCGCCGGCCGCCTGATGCAGCGCGAGGTGGTCATGGCCCCCGAGCACTGGAACGTCGGCGAGGCGATCGATTTCCTGCGCAGCTCGGACGATCTGCCGGAACAGTTCTACCACATCATCCTCGTCGATCCGAAGCTGCGCCCGGTGGGCAACGTGACCCTGGGCAAGTTGATGGCCTCGCGGCGCGAGGTGCTGCTGAAATCGCTGGTCGAGGAAACCTTCCATGTCATCCCGGTGACCCGGCCCGAGGCCGATGTCGCCTATGCCTTCAACCAGTACCACCTGATCTCGGCCCCGGTGGTGGACGAGAACGAGCGGCTGGTCGGGGTGATCACCATCGACGACGCCATGGCCGTGCTCGATGAGGAGCACGAGGAGGACATCCTGCGCCTCGCCGGGGTCGGCGACGAGAGCCGCATTTCGGACAGCGTGATCGAGACCACCCGGCAGCGTCTGCCGTGGCTGGGGGTGAACCTGATGACGGCGATCCTCGCTTCGCTGGTGATCGCCCAGTTCGAAGGCACGATCAGCCAGCTGGTGGCGCTGGCCGTGCTGATGCCGATCGTCGCGTCGATGGGCGGCAATGCCGGCACGCAGTCGTTGACCGTGGCCGTGCGCGCGCTGGCGACCAAGGATCTGACCAGCGCCAACCTCTGGCGGGTGATCCGGCGTGAGCTCATGGTCGGGCTGATCAATGGCGTCAGCTTCGCGCTTGTGATGGGGGTTCTGGAATACCTCTGGTTCGGCAGCGCGATGCTGGCGGTCGTGATCGCCGCGGCGATGGTCATCAACCTTGTCGTCGCCGGGCTGGCGGGGATCGCGGTGCCCGTGGTGCTCGAGAAATTCAAGGTCGACCCGGCGCTGGCCTCCGGCACCTTCGTGACCACGGTGACCGACGTGGTCGGGTTCTTCGCCTTCCTCGGGCTGGCGCAGGCGGTGCTGCTGTGA
- a CDS encoding 5-formyltetrahydrofolate cyclo-ligase, producing MNLDEAKRAARAEAARRRTEAHAADAGAGAGMLSSVLAGYRGVPLSGYMPIRSEIDPLPAMAEAAAHGPVAIPVIEARGAPLRFARWEPEMALVPGAFGAMIPERPEFVTPEILIVPLLAFTRDGHRLGYGGGFYDRTLAALRAARPTLAIGFAYAAQEAGQVPLEPTDAPLDMIVTPTEVIAPSRG from the coding sequence GTGAACCTCGACGAGGCCAAGCGCGCCGCGCGCGCCGAGGCGGCGCGGCGCCGCACCGAGGCCCATGCGGCCGATGCGGGGGCTGGCGCAGGGATGTTGAGCTCGGTGCTGGCGGGCTACCGCGGCGTGCCGCTCTCGGGCTACATGCCGATCCGCTCCGAGATCGACCCGCTGCCCGCCATGGCCGAGGCGGCGGCGCATGGTCCGGTGGCGATCCCGGTGATCGAGGCGCGCGGTGCACCGCTGCGCTTTGCCCGCTGGGAGCCCGAGATGGCACTGGTGCCCGGCGCCTTCGGCGCGATGATCCCGGAGCGCCCCGAGTTCGTGACCCCCGAGATTCTCATCGTTCCGCTGCTGGCCTTCACCCGGGACGGCCATCGGCTGGGCTATGGCGGCGGTTTCTACGACCGCACGCTTGCGGCGCTGCGCGCTGCGCGCCCGACGCTGGCCATCGGGTTTGCCTACGCGGCGCAGGAGGCAGGGCAGGTCCCGCTCGAGCCCACCGACGCGCCGCTCGACATGATCGTGACCCCGACCGAGGTGATCGCGCCGAGCCGAGGCTGA
- the purD gene encoding phosphoribosylamine--glycine ligase — protein sequence MNILILGGGGREHALAWAVMQNPKCDKLIVAPGNAGIAQIAECASLDVEDGGAVAEFAGENAIDLVIVGPEAPLAAGVADRLREAGVLVFGPSKEAARLEASKSFTKEICDAANAPTAGYGHFTDAASAKAHVRAQGAPIVVKADGLAAGKGVIIAETVAQAEEAIDDMFGGAFGGAGAEVVIEEFMTGEEASYFVLVDGTDVLPIGTAQDHKRVGEGDTGPNTGGMGAYSPAPVLSDEVAQKALDEIVRPTMAEMARRGTPYQGVLYVGLMIENGQPRLVEYNVRFGDPECQVLMMRLGGQVLDLLHACAEGRLAEAKVTWADDHAMTVVMAAEGYPGAYEKGTVISGLEGLPEDSFTQMFHAGTAEKDGKIVANGGRVLNATARGATLAEAQARAYALVDAVDWPEGFCRRDIGWRAL from the coding sequence ATGAACATCCTCATCCTCGGCGGCGGCGGTCGCGAACATGCCCTGGCCTGGGCCGTGATGCAGAACCCCAAGTGCGACAAGCTGATCGTCGCGCCGGGCAATGCCGGGATCGCGCAGATCGCCGAATGCGCCTCGCTCGACGTCGAGGACGGCGGCGCGGTGGCGGAATTCGCCGGTGAGAACGCCATCGACCTCGTCATCGTCGGCCCCGAGGCGCCGCTCGCCGCGGGCGTTGCCGACCGGCTGCGCGAGGCAGGCGTGCTGGTCTTCGGCCCCTCCAAGGAGGCTGCCCGGCTCGAGGCCTCGAAGAGCTTTACCAAGGAAATCTGCGACGCCGCCAACGCGCCCACCGCCGGCTACGGCCACTTCACCGACGCCGCAAGCGCCAAGGCGCACGTGCGCGCCCAGGGCGCGCCGATCGTGGTCAAGGCCGACGGGCTCGCCGCCGGCAAGGGCGTGATCATCGCCGAGACCGTGGCGCAGGCCGAAGAGGCGATCGACGACATGTTCGGCGGCGCCTTCGGCGGGGCCGGCGCCGAGGTGGTGATCGAGGAGTTCATGACCGGCGAGGAGGCGTCCTACTTCGTGCTGGTCGACGGGACCGACGTGCTGCCCATCGGCACCGCGCAGGACCACAAGCGCGTCGGCGAGGGCGACACCGGCCCCAACACCGGCGGCATGGGCGCCTATTCCCCCGCCCCGGTGCTCTCGGACGAGGTGGCGCAAAAGGCGCTCGACGAGATCGTCCGCCCCACCATGGCCGAGATGGCGCGCCGCGGCACGCCCTACCAGGGCGTGCTTTACGTCGGCCTGATGATCGAGAACGGACAACCGCGCCTCGTGGAATACAACGTCCGCTTCGGCGATCCCGAGTGCCAGGTGCTGATGATGCGCCTTGGCGGCCAGGTGCTGGACCTGCTCCACGCCTGTGCCGAGGGCCGACTGGCCGAGGCCAAGGTGACCTGGGCCGACGATCACGCGATGACCGTGGTGATGGCCGCCGAGGGCTACCCGGGCGCCTACGAGAAGGGCACGGTGATCTCCGGGCTCGAGGGCCTGCCCGAGGACAGCTTCACCCAGATGTTCCACGCCGGCACCGCCGAGAAGGACGGCAAGATCGTCGCCAACGGCGGCAGGGTGCTGAACGCCACCGCCCGCGGCGCCACACTCGCCGAGGCGCAGGCGCGTGCCTATGCGCTGGTGGATGCCGTGGACTGGCCCGAAGGGTTCTGCCGGCGCGACATCGGCTGGCGGGCGCTCTGA
- the xseA gene encoding exodeoxyribonuclease VII large subunit, whose protein sequence is MDLFEDDTPGDAGDGNMPEFTVSELSGAVKRVIEGEFGFVRVRGELGRISRPRSGHLYLDLKDDKSVISGIVWRGVASKLEMQPEEGMEVIATGRLTTYPGQSRYQIIIEDMRPAGLGALMAMLEKRKAMLQAEGLFDPARKKPLPFLPEIIGVVTSPSGAVIRDILHRLRERFPRKVLIWPVAVQGKSSAAEVARAIEGFNALSPGGALPRPDLLIVARGGGSVEDLWGFNEEIVARAAAASKIPLISAVGHETDTTLIDFVSDRRAPTPTAAAEMAVPVRMELLARTGEGQLRLTRALSHRLEVRGQRLRDLARALPRAEALLDQPRQRLDLLSDRLPQALIRGVDRRRLALSQPAGALRPGLLSRMLATRAEALGRRADRLSIRPIQREIALGADRLSALGKRLDDAGTRRVEEPRAKLDGLDRLLQTLSYKGTLARGYAVVRGEGGQVLTTASAAKEAAGLEIEFADGRMKIGGAASGKPRKAKAPEQGSLF, encoded by the coding sequence ATGGACCTTTTCGAAGACGATACCCCCGGAGACGCAGGCGACGGCAACATGCCGGAATTCACCGTCTCGGAGCTGTCAGGCGCGGTGAAACGGGTGATCGAGGGCGAGTTCGGCTTCGTGCGGGTGCGCGGCGAGCTGGGGCGGATTTCGCGGCCGCGCTCGGGGCATCTCTACCTCGACCTCAAGGACGACAAGTCGGTGATCTCGGGCATCGTCTGGCGCGGCGTCGCTTCCAAGCTCGAAATGCAGCCCGAGGAAGGCATGGAGGTGATCGCCACCGGGCGGCTGACCACCTATCCCGGCCAGTCGCGCTACCAGATCATCATCGAGGACATGCGCCCCGCCGGGCTCGGTGCGCTCATGGCGATGCTGGAAAAGCGCAAGGCGATGCTGCAGGCCGAGGGGCTCTTTGATCCCGCCCGCAAGAAGCCGCTGCCGTTCCTGCCCGAGATCATCGGGGTCGTGACCTCGCCCTCGGGGGCGGTGATCCGCGATATCCTGCACCGGCTGCGCGAGCGTTTCCCGCGCAAGGTGCTGATCTGGCCCGTCGCGGTGCAGGGCAAGAGTTCGGCCGCCGAGGTCGCCCGGGCCATCGAGGGGTTCAACGCGCTCAGCCCGGGCGGCGCGCTGCCGCGGCCCGACCTGCTGATCGTCGCCCGGGGCGGCGGCTCGGTGGAGGATCTCTGGGGCTTCAATGAAGAGATCGTGGCGCGGGCGGCCGCGGCCTCGAAAATCCCGCTGATCTCGGCGGTGGGCCATGAGACCGACACCACGCTCATCGACTTCGTCTCGGACCGCCGCGCGCCGACGCCAACCGCCGCCGCCGAGATGGCGGTGCCGGTGCGTATGGAGCTTCTGGCGCGGACCGGGGAGGGACAGCTGCGGCTGACCCGCGCGCTCAGCCACCGGCTCGAGGTGCGCGGCCAGCGGCTGCGCGATCTGGCCCGGGCATTGCCGCGGGCCGAGGCGCTTCTGGACCAGCCGCGCCAGCGGCTCGACCTGCTGTCGGACCGGCTGCCGCAGGCGCTGATCCGCGGGGTCGACCGGCGCCGGCTGGCGCTCTCGCAGCCCGCCGGGGCGCTGCGCCCGGGGCTGCTGAGCCGCATGCTTGCCACCCGCGCCGAGGCGCTGGGGCGCCGCGCCGACCGGCTGTCGATCCGGCCAATCCAGCGCGAGATCGCGCTCGGGGCCGACCGGCTGAGCGCGCTCGGCAAGCGGCTCGATGATGCTGGCACACGCAGGGTCGAGGAGCCCCGGGCCAAGCTCGACGGGCTTGACCGTCTCCTGCAAACGCTGAGCTACAAGGGCACGCTGGCGCGCGGCTACGCGGTGGTGCGCGGCGAGGGTGGGCAGGTGCTGACCACGGCTTCCGCCGCGAAGGAGGCCGCCGGGCTAGAGATCGAATTTGCCGACGGGCGGATGAAGATCGGCGGCGCGGCCTCGGGCAAGCCCAGGAAGGCCAAGGCGCCGGAGCAGGGGAGCCTGTTCTGA
- a CDS encoding lytic transglycosylase domain-containing protein produces MFFLVLLLAAPLLRAEPPAPSDGAREPGTLCSPGAFGSVHCIRPSYFVHDTCEALEELALRNGLDPGFFARLIWQESRFNPNALSPANAQGIAQFIPSTAKLRGLKDPYNPAEALEYSAQYLGELTRRYGNQGLAAVAYNGGEARADGLMSRRGGLARETINYVAIITGLAAETWRDTPPETHDFRLQGEKPFQQACHELARERKLTKYPEARPPLHPWGVQIAFGTTQDRALAQFRRRAKACSGPIGGEQPELVWQKSRASPRGGYWMARIGRDGRSAAANLCAELRQSGCICAVYRNS; encoded by the coding sequence GTGTTTTTCCTCGTCCTCCTGCTTGCCGCGCCGCTGCTGCGGGCCGAGCCTCCCGCCCCGTCCGACGGCGCCCGGGAGCCGGGAACGCTCTGCTCGCCCGGCGCCTTCGGGTCTGTGCATTGCATCCGGCCCTCTTATTTCGTGCATGACACCTGCGAGGCGCTCGAGGAGCTCGCGCTGCGCAACGGGCTCGACCCCGGCTTCTTCGCCCGGCTCATCTGGCAAGAAAGCCGGTTCAACCCCAACGCCCTCAGCCCCGCCAACGCCCAGGGCATCGCCCAGTTCATCCCGTCGACCGCGAAGCTGCGCGGCCTCAAGGATCCCTACAACCCTGCAGAGGCGCTGGAATATTCGGCGCAATACCTCGGCGAGCTGACCCGTCGGTACGGCAACCAGGGACTGGCGGCGGTGGCATACAACGGCGGCGAGGCACGGGCCGACGGGCTGATGTCGCGGCGCGGCGGGCTGGCGCGCGAGACGATCAACTACGTGGCGATCATCACCGGGCTCGCCGCCGAGACCTGGCGCGACACCCCGCCCGAGACCCATGACTTCCGGCTGCAGGGCGAAAAGCCCTTCCAGCAGGCCTGCCACGAGCTGGCGCGCGAGCGCAAGCTGACCAAATATCCCGAGGCCCGCCCCCCACTGCATCCCTGGGGCGTGCAGATCGCCTTCGGCACCACCCAGGACCGGGCGCTGGCGCAATTCCGCCGCCGCGCCAAGGCCTGTTCCGGCCCGATCGGCGGCGAACAGCCCGAGCTGGTCTGGCAAAAAAGCCGCGCCAGCCCGCGGGGGGGCTACTGGATGGCACGGATCGGGCGCGACGGTCGCAGCGCAGCGGCAAATCTCTGCGCAGAGCTTCGACAATCGGGCTGCATCTGCGCCGTCTACCGCAATTCCTGA
- the ftsY gene encoding signal recognition particle-docking protein FtsY has product MSFFGKLKSKLFKSSSKLEEGLDAIVQEGGTQDAPEMAPETPEVPQTPTPETPTPGTPAPETPGPNVPPPVPETPPAPAPETPPTPEEVPPAPPQETPPAPEPEAPPLPETEPQPEPETPQAPPPADPRPAPLEAPVMPPSDPSPMPAPLEIPAPLQDPEVPQQTQRGGGLIGRLFGKTQPAAPVVRRALDDEMIESLEELLIASDMGVDTALRVTSNIAEGRYGKRVSTQEIKELLSAEVARIMDPVAKPLPLYPKKPQVVLVVGVNGSGKTTTIGKLASQFRAAGKSVVIAAGDTFRAAAVEQLQIWGDRAGVPVLTAPEGSDPASLAFDAMTKAQAEGADLLMIDTAGRLQNRADLMEELAKIVRVIRKKDPDAPHNTLLVLDATTGQNALRQVEIFQQVADVSGLVMTKLDGTARGGVLVALADKFGLPIHAIGVGEQIDDLQPFDPEEFAAALTGLERG; this is encoded by the coding sequence ATGTCCTTCTTCGGCAAGCTCAAGAGCAAGCTCTTCAAATCCTCCTCGAAGCTCGAGGAAGGGCTGGACGCGATCGTCCAGGAGGGGGGCACGCAAGACGCTCCCGAAATGGCGCCCGAAACCCCCGAGGTGCCGCAGACGCCGACCCCCGAGACGCCGACCCCCGGGACTCCGGCCCCCGAGACCCCCGGCCCGAACGTGCCGCCGCCGGTCCCCGAGACGCCGCCCGCGCCTGCGCCCGAGACCCCGCCGACGCCGGAAGAAGTGCCGCCCGCACCACCGCAGGAAACGCCGCCCGCTCCGGAGCCCGAGGCGCCGCCTCTGCCGGAGACGGAGCCGCAGCCCGAGCCGGAAACACCGCAGGCCCCGCCGCCCGCCGACCCCCGGCCCGCGCCGCTGGAAGCGCCGGTGATGCCGCCCTCGGACCCGTCTCCCATGCCCGCGCCGCTGGAGATCCCGGCGCCTCTGCAGGATCCGGAGGTGCCGCAGCAGACGCAGCGCGGCGGCGGTCTCATCGGGCGGCTCTTCGGCAAGACGCAGCCTGCCGCGCCGGTGGTGCGCCGGGCGCTCGACGACGAGATGATCGAGAGCCTCGAAGAGCTGCTCATCGCCTCCGACATGGGGGTGGACACCGCGTTGCGCGTCACCTCCAACATCGCCGAGGGCCGCTATGGCAAGCGGGTCTCGACGCAGGAAATCAAGGAGCTGCTCTCGGCGGAGGTTGCCCGGATCATGGATCCCGTCGCAAAGCCGCTTCCGCTCTATCCCAAGAAGCCGCAGGTGGTGCTGGTGGTGGGCGTCAATGGCTCGGGCAAGACCACGACCATCGGCAAGCTCGCCAGCCAGTTTCGCGCCGCGGGCAAATCGGTGGTGATCGCCGCGGGGGATACCTTCCGTGCCGCCGCGGTCGAGCAACTGCAGATCTGGGGCGACCGCGCCGGGGTGCCGGTGCTGACCGCGCCCGAGGGCTCGGATCCCGCCAGCCTTGCCTTTGACGCGATGACCAAGGCGCAGGCCGAGGGCGCTGACCTGCTGATGATCGACACCGCGGGCCGCCTGCAGAACCGGGCTGACCTGATGGAGGAACTGGCGAAGATCGTCCGCGTCATCCGCAAGAAGGACCCCGATGCGCCGCACAACACGCTGTTGGTTCTGGATGCCACGACTGGGCAGAACGCGCTGCGGCAGGTGGAGATCTTCCAGCAGGTGGCGGATGTGTCGGGGCTGGTCATGACCAAGCTCGACGGTACGGCGCGCGGCGGCGTGCTGGTGGCGCTGGCCGACAAGTTCGGCCTGCCGATCCATGCGATCGGCGTGGGCGAGCAGATCGACGACCTGCAGCCCTTCGATCCCGAGGAGTTCGCCGCGGCGCTCACCGGGCTCGAGCGGGGCTGA
- a CDS encoding MgtC/SapB family protein has product MIEEILNEFKNTFSVIPPAAAFARLLAAILLAGLIGLERERRGKAAGLRTHILVSVAACLFVLLGLELAAMDFGGSSEQRNDPLRMIEAVTAGVAFLAAGLIFTSGGKVRNITTGASLWLAGAVGLGCGAGQMPLAAMTTVIVLVVLTLLRYLENKMGWSEE; this is encoded by the coding sequence ATGATCGAGGAAATCCTGAACGAATTCAAAAACACCTTCTCGGTGATCCCCCCGGCCGCCGCCTTTGCGCGGCTGCTCGCGGCCATCTTGCTGGCGGGGCTGATCGGCCTCGAACGCGAGCGCCGGGGCAAGGCGGCGGGGCTGCGCACCCATATCCTTGTCTCTGTCGCCGCCTGCCTTTTCGTGCTGCTTGGATTGGAGCTGGCCGCGATGGACTTCGGCGGCTCGAGCGAACAGCGCAACGATCCGTTGCGGATGATAGAGGCCGTGACCGCAGGCGTGGCGTTTCTGGCGGCCGGGCTGATCTTTACCTCCGGCGGCAAGGTGCGCAACATCACCACCGGCGCCTCTCTATGGCTCGCGGGGGCCGTCGGGCTCGGCTGCGGCGCGGGGCAGATGCCGCTCGCGGCCATGACGACGGTGATCGTGCTCGTTGTCCTGACGCTGCTGCGCTATCTCGAGAACAAGATGGGCTGGAGCGAGGAGTAA
- a CDS encoding inner membrane-spanning protein YciB encodes MAQKQINPFLKSALEFGPVLAFFAAYLLLKDNSYVVGGREYQGFVLVTAGSIPLMLLCTGLLWKLTGHLSAMQVVTAVLIVVFGGLSVWLNDERFFKMKPTLIYLLFGFALLAGILRGESYLRKVMEGLMPLQDEGWMILTKRICAFFFGLALLNEIVWRTMSTESWVYFKTFGLTAAVFVFFMTQGGLFKRYALEADKE; translated from the coding sequence ATGGCGCAAAAGCAGATCAACCCGTTCCTCAAATCGGCGCTCGAATTCGGGCCAGTGCTGGCCTTCTTCGCCGCCTATCTGCTGCTGAAGGACAACAGCTACGTGGTCGGCGGGCGCGAGTACCAGGGTTTCGTGCTGGTCACCGCCGGGTCCATCCCGCTGATGTTGCTCTGCACCGGGCTGCTGTGGAAGCTGACCGGGCATCTGTCGGCCATGCAGGTGGTGACCGCGGTGCTGATCGTGGTCTTTGGCGGGCTCTCGGTCTGGCTCAACGACGAGCGCTTCTTCAAGATGAAGCCGACGCTGATCTACCTGCTTTTCGGCTTCGCGCTGCTGGCCGGGATCCTGCGCGGCGAGAGCTACCTGCGCAAGGTCATGGAAGGGCTGATGCCGCTTCAGGACGAGGGCTGGATGATCCTGACCAAGCGGATCTGCGCGTTCTTCTTCGGGCTGGCGCTGCTCAACGAGATCGTCTGGCGCACCATGAGCACCGAGAGCTGGGTCTACTTCAAGACCTTCGGTCTGACAGCGGCAGTCTTCGTCTTCTTCATGACGCAGGGCGGGCTCTTCAAGCGCTACGCGCTGGAGGCCGACAAGGAGTGA